One window of the Streptomyces asoensis genome contains the following:
- a CDS encoding SCO4225 family membrane protein, giving the protein MTDARISNPVERPRLRRTRALLAPAVDNWLARGYLVVVAAALGFFLCAVYVLPDPGFAGIWPLMATAPTSMLALLLSTPAGYSSLTWLSPLTFAAGTALAGLFNAVLLGRLVRRLRVRQPRPAV; this is encoded by the coding sequence ATGACCGATGCGCGTATCTCGAACCCCGTTGAGCGCCCCCGGCTGCGGAGGACTCGGGCCCTGCTGGCGCCCGCGGTGGACAACTGGCTCGCGCGTGGGTATCTCGTCGTGGTCGCGGCAGCGCTGGGGTTCTTCCTCTGCGCCGTGTACGTGCTCCCGGACCCCGGGTTCGCCGGGATCTGGCCGCTCATGGCCACGGCGCCGACCAGCATGCTCGCCTTGCTGTTGTCGACACCCGCGGGGTACTCCTCGCTCACCTGGCTGAGCCCGTTGACCTTCGCCGCCGGTACGGCCCTGGCCGGGCTGTTCAACGCCGTACTGCTCGGCCGGCTCGTGCGCCGGCTGCGGGTGCGGCAACCGCGTCCGGCCGTCTGA
- a CDS encoding diacylglycerol/lipid kinase family protein has protein sequence MHRDSGARGRLVQRWSARLALVAGLAAVVILIVFAGIQSIVLLATGLAGLAISGASLWWALTLRGIGRLLAFTLAAVTPLAVLALYAWAELLWVVLASLALWALAVSVGGAALSRDAEPTGPPETRTAPPQHPFLIMNPRSGGGKVGKFHLKEKAEALDADVLLLDTADQQDVVALADKAVEDGADLLGVAGGDGTQALVAGVAARHGIPFMVISAGTRNHFALDLGLDRDDPSTCLDALADGVELRVDIGFVGERAFVNNASFGTYAAVVQSPAYRDDKVGTILQTLPDLLTHRRGPRLAVRTADVAFDGPQAVLVSNNPYRMGDLAGLGRREVLDSGALGVLGVNVDNAAQAAELLAGRHAPGLTSLTAQEVVIDADEPEIEAGVDGEALTLPTPVQCTIHPRALRVRVPRHRPGVPRTRAPMNWRQLRKLALS, from the coding sequence ATGCACAGGGACTCCGGGGCGCGCGGTCGCCTCGTACAGCGTTGGTCCGCACGGCTTGCCCTCGTGGCCGGGCTTGCCGCGGTGGTGATCCTGATCGTGTTCGCGGGAATCCAGAGCATCGTGCTCCTGGCCACCGGTCTGGCCGGGCTGGCCATATCGGGAGCGAGCCTGTGGTGGGCACTGACCCTGCGTGGCATCGGCAGGCTGCTCGCCTTCACCCTGGCCGCCGTCACCCCGCTCGCGGTGCTGGCGCTCTACGCATGGGCGGAGCTGCTGTGGGTCGTACTCGCTTCCCTTGCCCTGTGGGCCCTCGCGGTCTCCGTCGGCGGAGCGGCGCTCAGCAGGGACGCCGAGCCGACCGGGCCCCCGGAAACGCGGACTGCTCCTCCCCAGCACCCCTTCCTCATCATGAATCCACGATCAGGCGGGGGAAAGGTGGGGAAGTTCCACCTCAAGGAGAAGGCCGAGGCGCTCGACGCCGACGTCCTCCTGCTGGACACGGCTGATCAGCAGGACGTGGTCGCGCTCGCCGACAAGGCAGTCGAAGACGGTGCCGACCTCCTCGGAGTCGCAGGCGGTGACGGCACACAGGCCCTGGTCGCCGGAGTCGCCGCCAGGCACGGCATTCCCTTCATGGTGATCTCGGCCGGAACCCGCAACCACTTCGCCCTCGACCTCGGCCTGGACCGGGACGACCCGTCGACCTGCCTGGACGCGCTCGCCGACGGCGTCGAACTCCGGGTCGACATCGGTTTCGTCGGTGAGCGAGCCTTTGTCAACAACGCGTCCTTCGGCACCTACGCGGCCGTGGTGCAGAGTCCCGCCTACCGCGACGACAAGGTCGGCACCATCCTCCAGACGCTTCCCGACCTGCTGACCCACCGACGCGGTCCCCGGCTGGCCGTCCGTACCGCGGACGTGGCCTTCGACGGGCCCCAGGCCGTGCTCGTCAGCAACAACCCCTACCGGATGGGCGACCTCGCCGGCCTCGGACGCCGCGAGGTCCTGGATTCAGGTGCCCTCGGCGTCCTGGGCGTCAATGTCGACAACGCCGCGCAGGCAGCCGAGTTGCTCGCGGGGAGGCACGCGCCCGGCCTCACCAGCCTGACCGCCCAGGAGGTCGTCATCGATGCGGACGAGCCCGAGATCGAGGCCGGGGTCGACGGTGAGGCACTGACCCTGCCGACGCCCGTACAGTGCACGATCCACCCCCGGGCTCTGCGCGTCCGCGTACCACGCCACCGCCCCGGCGTGCCCCGGACGAGGGCCCCCATGAACTGGCGGCAACTGCGAAAGCTGGCCCTGAGCTGA
- a CDS encoding carboxymuconolactone decarboxylase family protein, producing MSTASDTPVLDTLAAMTVDSIERCGLAPDMLLLTRIAALAASDAPPISYAAHIDPALRAGMTADQLQDVLVAIAPIVGTARVMTAAGNIAAALGIAIAVADAEIEARG from the coding sequence ATGTCCACTGCATCCGACACCCCTGTCCTGGACACCCTCGCCGCCATGACGGTCGACTCGATCGAACGATGCGGGCTGGCCCCGGACATGCTTCTGCTCACCCGCATCGCGGCACTCGCCGCCTCGGACGCCCCGCCCATCTCCTACGCGGCCCACATCGACCCCGCCCTCAGGGCGGGCATGACCGCAGACCAGCTTCAGGACGTCCTGGTCGCCATCGCGCCCATCGTGGGCACCGCCCGCGTTATGACGGCAGCGGGCAACATCGCCGCGGCACTCGGCATCGCCATCGCCGTCGCCGATGCCGAGATCGAGGCGCGGGGCTGA
- a CDS encoding DUF2252 domain-containing protein encodes MSQNATTAMRAAPHTTPADRVALGKEARRISPRSGHAVYRPSPDRPDPLAILEAQSAARVPELVPIRYGRMMESPFRFYRGAAAIMASDLADSPVSGISAQLCGDAHLLNFRLLASPERQLMFDINDFDETLPGPWEWDVKRLSASLVIAGRANGFDDDERARVVSSTVRSYREAMIRFAGTGNLDVWYAKIDADLLETLATGRLHGTKRGQKNLARAMAKARTRDSLQAFDKLTETVDGRPRIAADPPLLVPAGDLLPDIERSALERQFRSLIERYGRTLASDRRTLLEDYRLADVARKVVGVGSVGTRCWIFLLLGRNDQDPLFLQAKEADTSVLAAHVGTSRYRNQGERVVSGQRLMQATSDIFLGWERVDGIDGKQRDFYVRQLRDWKGIAMPERMRPKDMQAFGELCGATLARAHARSGDRIAIAAYLGGGDSFDRALTTFAEAYADQNERDHQALVDAVRAGRLPAEELPTT; translated from the coding sequence ATGTCCCAGAACGCGACCACGGCCATGCGCGCCGCACCCCACACCACGCCCGCGGACCGCGTGGCTCTCGGCAAGGAGGCGCGGCGCATCTCACCGCGGTCGGGCCACGCCGTGTACCGGCCGTCTCCCGACCGGCCGGACCCGCTGGCGATCCTGGAGGCGCAGTCCGCGGCACGGGTGCCCGAACTCGTCCCGATCCGCTACGGCCGGATGATGGAGTCCCCGTTCCGCTTCTACCGGGGCGCCGCCGCGATCATGGCATCCGACCTGGCCGACAGCCCGGTCTCGGGAATCTCGGCCCAACTGTGCGGAGACGCACACCTGCTGAACTTCCGTCTGCTCGCCTCGCCGGAGCGACAGTTGATGTTCGACATCAACGACTTCGACGAGACACTGCCGGGCCCCTGGGAGTGGGACGTCAAACGGCTCTCGGCGAGTCTCGTCATCGCGGGCCGGGCGAACGGCTTCGACGACGACGAACGCGCCCGCGTCGTGAGCTCCACGGTCCGTTCGTACCGCGAGGCGATGATCCGCTTCGCGGGCACGGGAAACCTCGACGTCTGGTACGCGAAGATCGACGCGGACCTCCTCGAGACCCTGGCCACGGGCCGACTCCACGGAACGAAGCGCGGTCAGAAGAACCTGGCCCGCGCCATGGCGAAGGCCCGCACCCGCGACAGCCTCCAGGCCTTCGACAAGCTCACCGAGACGGTCGACGGCCGGCCCAGGATCGCGGCGGATCCCCCGCTGCTCGTCCCGGCCGGCGACCTGCTGCCGGACATCGAACGCAGCGCGCTGGAGCGCCAGTTCCGCTCTCTCATCGAGCGGTACGGCCGCACTCTCGCCTCCGACCGGCGCACGCTCCTGGAGGACTACCGACTCGCGGACGTCGCCCGCAAGGTGGTCGGCGTCGGCAGCGTCGGCACCCGATGCTGGATCTTCCTCCTGCTCGGCCGGAACGACCAGGACCCGCTCTTCCTCCAGGCCAAGGAGGCCGACACCTCCGTACTGGCCGCACACGTCGGCACGAGCCGGTACCGCAACCAGGGCGAGCGGGTGGTCTCGGGCCAGCGGCTGATGCAGGCCACGAGCGACATCTTCCTCGGCTGGGAACGGGTGGACGGCATCGACGGCAAGCAGCGCGACTTCTACGTCCGCCAACTGCGCGACTGGAAGGGCATCGCCATGCCGGAGCGGATGCGGCCGAAGGACATGCAGGCGTTCGGCGAACTGTGCGGGGCCACCCTGGCTCGCGCGCACGCCCGGTCCGGCGACCGCATCGCGATCGCCGCCTACCTGGGCGGCGGCGACTCGTTCGACCGAGCACTCACCACCTTCGCCGAGGCCTACGCCGACCAGAACGAACGCGACCACCAGGCCCTGGTCGACGCGGTACGCGCGGGCCGCCTCCCCGCGGAGGAACTGCCGACGACCTGA
- a CDS encoding LacI family DNA-binding transcriptional regulator has translation MQEATPAPRSAGGPQAPKTVSIRDVAKEAGVSHQTVSRVVNGHPRVKDSTRARVLDVIAEMGYTPNRMARALAGGAVRSVTVLTSDTSLYGASATLKGIEEAARAADFAVGISVLDTGSAQQPADVAARVSRPGEAVLVIAFDAAGVRAWQALPAGFPAAAAVERPEDGSPGGRPQLWLDDRAAAAQATRYLIGLGHETVHYLAIPSSTTRIGQRTEGWRDALRAAGRPLPEPLDAGWSPRSGYLVARSLLVDPSVTAVLCGNDDLALGVLRAAREAGRDVPGDLSVVGFDDAPHSAYAHPALTTVRLDFEGLGRGCFGLLHRLLEPDTAPALPLWAEPELIVRESSGPAPSRRDRPL, from the coding sequence ATGCAGGAAGCGACCCCCGCCCCCCGCTCCGCCGGGGGACCGCAGGCTCCGAAGACCGTCAGCATCCGGGACGTCGCCAAGGAGGCGGGCGTGTCCCACCAGACCGTCTCCCGGGTCGTCAACGGCCACCCCCGGGTCAAGGACTCGACCCGGGCCCGGGTCCTGGACGTCATCGCCGAGATGGGCTACACACCCAACCGGATGGCCAGGGCGCTGGCCGGCGGTGCGGTGCGCTCGGTGACCGTGCTGACCTCCGACACCTCTTTGTACGGTGCCTCGGCGACTCTGAAGGGCATCGAGGAGGCGGCGAGGGCGGCTGACTTCGCGGTGGGGATCAGCGTGCTCGACACCGGCTCGGCCCAGCAGCCCGCGGATGTCGCGGCCCGGGTCAGCCGGCCGGGGGAGGCGGTGCTGGTGATCGCCTTCGACGCGGCGGGCGTACGGGCATGGCAGGCGCTGCCGGCCGGGTTCCCGGCTGCGGCGGCGGTGGAACGGCCCGAGGACGGCAGCCCGGGCGGCCGGCCCCAGCTCTGGCTGGACGACCGGGCGGCCGCGGCCCAGGCCACCCGTTATCTCATCGGCCTCGGCCACGAGACCGTGCACTACCTGGCGATCCCGTCCTCCACCACCCGCATCGGCCAGCGCACCGAGGGCTGGCGCGACGCCCTGCGGGCGGCCGGCAGGCCCCTGCCGGAACCGCTCGACGCCGGCTGGAGCCCTCGCTCCGGCTACCTCGTCGCCCGCTCGCTGCTGGTCGACCCGTCGGTCACGGCCGTGCTCTGCGGCAACGACGACCTGGCACTCGGCGTACTGCGCGCGGCCAGGGAGGCGGGCCGGGACGTGCCGGGCGACCTGAGCGTGGTGGGCTTCGACGACGCCCCCCATTCCGCCTACGCGCACCCCGCCCTGACTACCGTCCGCCTCGACTTCGAAGGCCTCGGCCGGGGCTGCTTCGGCCTGCTCCACCGGCTCCTCGAGCCCGATACCGCCCCGGCCCTGCCCCTGTGGGCCGAGCCGGAGCTGATCGTGCGGGAGAGCAGCGGCCCGGCCCCGTCACGGCGTGACCGGCCCCTGTGA